In Sporocytophaga myxococcoides DSM 11118, the following are encoded in one genomic region:
- a CDS encoding LysE family translocator, with protein sequence MVVDIIWHLLIGVVVSFAGSIPLGTINLGVVQTTVSVNLKAGLYFALGATLIELIYSTIAIKLIGVLMTQTHLDSIIRMVSVPVFLLVAVYYLRKEEKEGESRELKKGRSFLNGIFLGVINPLQIPFWVFWGSIFMSNKWIAKDDFLLNVFIAGICIGTILVLTLIAFLSHSIAAKVNLKSQFVNKLIGYVLIVLGVYQLCDLVYKFI encoded by the coding sequence ATGGTAGTAGATATTATTTGGCATTTATTGATAGGAGTGGTAGTTAGTTTCGCAGGGAGCATTCCTTTGGGTACTATAAATCTTGGTGTTGTTCAAACCACTGTTTCTGTCAATCTCAAAGCAGGCCTTTACTTTGCATTGGGGGCAACTTTGATAGAATTAATTTATAGCACTATTGCCATTAAGTTAATTGGTGTTTTAATGACACAAACCCATCTCGACTCAATCATCCGCATGGTTTCTGTTCCGGTCTTCCTCTTGGTAGCAGTGTATTATTTAAGGAAAGAGGAAAAAGAAGGAGAAAGCAGGGAGTTAAAAAAAGGAAGGAGTTTTCTGAACGGAATTTTTCTTGGTGTTATCAATCCCTTACAGATTCCTTTCTGGGTTTTCTGGGGCTCTATTTTTATGAGCAATAAATGGATTGCCAAAGATGATTTTCTGCTTAATGTATTTATAGCAGGTATATGCATTGGTACTATACTGGTACTTACGCTTATTGCTTTTCTTAGCCACTCTATTGCGGCAAAGGTTAATCTGAAGAGCCAGTTTGTAAACAAACTAATCGGTTATGTGCTGATAGTTTTAGGTGTATACCAGCTATGCGATTTAGTTTACAAATTTATTTAA
- a CDS encoding T9SS type A sorting domain-containing protein has translation MKRLLLFVISAFLLQVQGYSQVPASINSGNPNFPFPQFKEYNKGALKTIASFDHHSAGVTHAELELRTREAYQMICNNMTYNVTQGTTAGPLTVNGVRYIMPNINAPIMHCTCVEADGYYLLAAAYMGDKKTYDGYYMWMHDRQFQKTTRFIDNVMNSPGYAYSPGISGAGSFGPSTNVYGGALGGNSASDGDVDIALAMLVAWKQWGDNGTICIDPELGAITYKDEAIKYISTMVDTLLYTPSLPVKKYVSGIIGLDGYMKGGDTWTELTNWAQGGSYLGMNPERTGGDQQHIDYYAPAYFRSFAEMLQAEGKSPWLIKQYQRAEASSDWAMGKMAEQGLVGFAGWWALTGTNNATFTSFNDGEDFRVGWRTALNYVWNGNPTTSWDPSNTPTGHQVIPGGNTYELDFAKNNEKFLLDPQSYGNTPYPLPTQNLDICGPSTMTTYHSPTGANMGSLYFRLNKAFGAFTPSAVAVQNFRLMSEMYRKLEITWDGADGGAQKYTDSNPLYFHEFFRFLGMMVLTGNWHDPLDMAPEANMKIYKSVDKTYAYVGDTLTYKITYRNFGKPTATGVVITDLLPTGLSFLSQSPRNVGVTFSQAGSNLTWTVGSVAGTEVALPANLGLTMDTITLKVVVNSSAPPRICNSANITATNGSGWTSNEYPNNITETMERNCVDILNEKPLSIVKSVNRSIVQVGDSIVYTIKVKNSSVAFLNGGRPGVHFSMGLQPFTNPANELKMNFRFFHGAQEAYINLKNYRVSYFLKENGPPAWQVAVGTAEGFGTAPPTLGVQPLVPGAGYNHRFFITFPSALTTVTQHLAEYRGNKEMIHRGELAPPRMEARVFTNPNGSFNFSDDWSYEAALNTTGASDDLQTLITNDWSDPNNPNVPLNKYHPEACGTTTKISDNVLVEEWDGYTWRRILGTSPAAGRELNNVIVKDTLPKSVTFGGYITGYPVGTLAGNIITWPTVPQLLVNDSIEYKFWVRVKDAAYFNCPTGPTPDEIINTGYAKADNEPWVKDTAKTKVSCDAVFIPDPSITKTADKVNYSTGDDITYTVVYKNKSGTVVSSIGSAADWKQVEGNPFTFTGGNMIINGAGASGSTGSNLMTHKYSHGKNGSINTTINLATYQEIYALVFRQNGNKWYEIRFKKEYNGIVVSLWDHGYTAAGYTQLLSAPTNTAFPAGFTDIDIKLELFEDKASFSLVASGVTMPGTPQYIQTGLQKLAGYAGWRSTNNDASTVKKWSTWLDSGFDVVMRDPIPGGVTFVSATDANLSGCPSCTPTPISGSNTAGNVTYNKIDGPVLANDSVKYVWKGKIASCPVTGLLINTAYVDIKGITPSPSAQVVTGCDVTITPLNFLSFEVSQAEKTVFLNWITSNEQNVSHFNILISQDGKTWSAIPVKVPAKNQPLNEYQFAVAAGNSGITYYKIQEVDKDGKTDFSKVKSLNFGINDEIYVYPNPADDKEYIRYSLAGEKILTVIIFDVQGKKVFENTYTSLAEKGEITIDLDIASGIYILEVIADTFVKDIKLIKK, from the coding sequence ATGAAGAGACTTTTACTATTTGTTATAAGTGCCTTTCTTCTTCAGGTTCAAGGTTATTCTCAGGTACCAGCTAGCATCAATTCAGGGAATCCGAATTTCCCTTTCCCTCAGTTTAAAGAATACAACAAGGGTGCGCTTAAAACGATCGCCAGTTTTGATCATCATTCGGCTGGTGTGACGCACGCCGAACTGGAGCTTCGGACCAGGGAAGCATATCAGATGATATGTAACAACATGACTTATAACGTCACTCAGGGAACAACTGCCGGCCCTCTGACTGTCAATGGTGTGCGATACATAATGCCAAACATTAATGCCCCTATAATGCATTGTACCTGTGTTGAAGCAGACGGGTATTATTTATTGGCAGCAGCATACATGGGAGATAAAAAAACCTATGACGGCTATTACATGTGGATGCATGACCGCCAGTTTCAAAAGACTACGAGGTTTATTGACAACGTGATGAATTCTCCAGGATATGCTTATAGCCCTGGAATCTCCGGAGCCGGTTCCTTCGGGCCTTCTACTAACGTTTATGGAGGAGCACTAGGAGGAAATTCCGCTTCAGACGGAGACGTGGATATTGCTCTTGCTATGCTTGTTGCATGGAAGCAATGGGGTGACAATGGAACCATTTGTATTGACCCGGAACTAGGAGCTATCACTTATAAGGATGAAGCTATTAAATACATCTCAACAATGGTTGATACTTTGCTTTACACTCCATCACTTCCGGTGAAAAAATATGTATCAGGAATAATCGGATTAGATGGTTATATGAAAGGTGGAGATACCTGGACTGAGTTGACTAACTGGGCGCAGGGCGGATCATATCTGGGAATGAATCCCGAAAGAACAGGCGGAGACCAACAACACATCGATTATTATGCACCTGCTTACTTCCGTTCTTTTGCAGAAATGCTTCAGGCAGAAGGAAAGTCTCCCTGGCTGATCAAACAGTACCAAAGGGCGGAAGCATCAAGTGACTGGGCAATGGGAAAAATGGCAGAACAGGGTTTGGTTGGATTTGCTGGCTGGTGGGCATTGACTGGAACCAATAATGCTACTTTTACAAGCTTTAACGATGGTGAAGATTTCAGGGTAGGATGGAGAACTGCTCTAAATTATGTATGGAATGGTAACCCTACTACTTCATGGGACCCAAGCAATACCCCTACTGGCCATCAGGTAATTCCTGGCGGAAACACATATGAACTTGATTTCGCCAAAAACAATGAGAAGTTCCTTTTAGACCCTCAGTCATATGGCAATACCCCGTATCCACTTCCCACCCAGAATCTTGATATCTGCGGGCCATCTACAATGACAACATATCATAGTCCGACTGGAGCCAACATGGGAAGCTTGTATTTCAGGCTGAACAAAGCTTTTGGTGCATTTACACCATCTGCTGTAGCTGTGCAAAATTTCAGACTTATGTCTGAAATGTATAGAAAATTGGAAATAACATGGGACGGAGCAGACGGCGGTGCTCAAAAATATACAGATTCAAACCCTTTGTACTTTCACGAATTCTTCAGATTTCTCGGCATGATGGTACTTACAGGAAACTGGCATGATCCTCTTGACATGGCACCTGAAGCGAATATGAAGATTTACAAGTCAGTGGATAAAACCTACGCTTACGTTGGAGATACGCTTACTTATAAAATTACGTACAGAAACTTTGGAAAGCCCACTGCAACAGGGGTTGTAATTACAGACCTGCTTCCTACAGGATTATCCTTTCTATCTCAAAGCCCAAGAAATGTAGGCGTTACCTTTTCCCAGGCGGGAAGCAACCTGACCTGGACAGTAGGGAGTGTAGCGGGAACTGAAGTTGCTCTTCCGGCAAATTTAGGTTTAACAATGGATACCATTACCCTTAAAGTAGTGGTAAACAGCAGCGCGCCACCCAGAATTTGCAACTCTGCTAATATTACAGCCACCAATGGTTCGGGATGGACAAGCAACGAATATCCAAATAACATTACTGAAACTATGGAAAGAAACTGTGTTGATATACTCAATGAAAAGCCTCTTTCAATAGTAAAATCTGTAAACAGAAGCATCGTGCAGGTTGGTGACAGTATTGTTTATACAATTAAAGTGAAGAACAGTTCCGTGGCCTTCCTAAATGGTGGAAGACCCGGAGTTCATTTTTCAATGGGCTTACAGCCTTTTACGAATCCGGCAAATGAACTAAAAATGAATTTCCGATTTTTTCACGGAGCACAGGAAGCTTATATTAACCTTAAAAACTACAGAGTCTCCTACTTCCTAAAGGAAAACGGACCACCTGCATGGCAGGTGGCTGTTGGTACTGCCGAGGGATTTGGAACGGCACCTCCAACATTGGGAGTTCAACCGCTTGTTCCGGGAGCCGGATACAATCACAGATTCTTCATAACCTTTCCTAGTGCGTTGACTACGGTAACACAGCATCTGGCAGAATATCGTGGTAATAAGGAAATGATACACCGAGGAGAACTCGCACCTCCCCGCATGGAAGCAAGAGTATTTACCAATCCGAACGGAAGCTTTAATTTTAGCGATGACTGGAGTTATGAGGCTGCCTTAAACACTACAGGTGCTTCAGATGATCTACAGACATTGATTACCAATGACTGGTCTGATCCCAACAACCCTAATGTGCCTCTAAATAAGTATCACCCTGAAGCCTGCGGAACCACAACTAAAATTTCCGACAATGTTCTTGTGGAAGAATGGGATGGCTACACCTGGAGAAGAATCTTAGGTACCTCGCCAGCTGCAGGACGTGAACTTAATAATGTCATAGTTAAAGACACACTTCCTAAAAGTGTTACTTTTGGCGGATATATTACTGGCTATCCCGTAGGTACTTTGGCTGGAAATATAATTACCTGGCCGACGGTCCCTCAGCTTCTGGTAAATGATTCTATTGAATACAAATTCTGGGTTAGAGTAAAAGATGCTGCTTACTTCAATTGCCCAACAGGGCCAACACCCGACGAAATTATTAACACTGGCTATGCAAAAGCGGACAATGAACCGTGGGTAAAAGATACAGCTAAAACCAAAGTTAGCTGTGACGCTGTGTTCATACCAGATCCAAGCATCACCAAAACGGCTGATAAAGTCAATTATTCAACCGGTGATGATATTACTTACACTGTAGTTTACAAAAACAAATCCGGCACAGTTGTATCTTCAATTGGAAGTGCTGCTGACTGGAAACAGGTGGAAGGCAATCCATTCACTTTTACCGGAGGTAATATGATTATCAACGGTGCAGGTGCTAGTGGAAGTACAGGTTCAAATCTTATGACCCATAAATATTCACATGGGAAAAACGGATCCATTAATACAACCATTAATCTAGCCACCTATCAGGAGATATATGCACTTGTTTTCAGACAAAACGGAAATAAGTGGTATGAGATACGTTTCAAAAAGGAATACAACGGAATAGTGGTAAGCTTATGGGATCATGGTTATACTGCAGCAGGCTATACTCAGCTATTGTCAGCTCCTACCAATACAGCATTCCCTGCAGGATTTACTGATATAGATATCAAGCTGGAGTTGTTCGAAGACAAAGCGTCTTTCTCTCTGGTAGCAAGTGGTGTGACAATGCCCGGAACTCCTCAGTATATCCAAACAGGTCTGCAAAAGCTTGCGGGCTATGCTGGGTGGAGAAGTACCAACAACGATGCTTCTACAGTTAAAAAATGGAGCACCTGGCTGGATTCCGGATTTGATGTCGTAATGAGGGATCCAATTCCGGGAGGGGTAACATTTGTATCTGCAACAGATGCAAATCTTAGTGGTTGCCCAAGCTGCACACCAACTCCAATTTCGGGTTCTAATACCGCAGGTAATGTTACATATAATAAAATTGATGGGCCTGTTTTGGCGAATGACTCTGTGAAATATGTATGGAAAGGAAAGATTGCTAGTTGTCCGGTAACAGGGCTCCTTATCAATACTGCATATGTTGATATCAAAGGAATAACGCCATCTCCTTCAGCACAGGTAGTAACCGGTTGTGATGTGACCATTACCCCCCTTAATTTCCTTTCATTTGAAGTTAGTCAGGCAGAAAAAACAGTCTTCTTAAACTGGATAACTTCCAATGAGCAAAATGTATCCCACTTCAACATTCTTATAAGTCAGGATGGAAAAACATGGAGTGCGATTCCGGTAAAAGTTCCTGCGAAAAATCAACCACTGAATGAATATCAGTTTGCTGTTGCAGCCGGTAATTCAGGAATTACTTATTACAAAATTCAGGAAGTGGACAAGGATGGCAAGACAGATTTTAGTAAAGTGAAGAGCCTCAACTTTGGCATCAACGATGAAATTTATGTTTATCCAAACCCGGCTGATGACAAAGAATATATCAGATATAGCCTGGCCGGAGAGAAGATTCTAACTGTTATAATTTTTGATGTACAGGGGAAAAAGGTATTCGAAAATACTTACACTTCCCTTGCTGAAAAAGGTGAGATTACAATAGACCTGGACATTGCCTCAGGAATTTACATCCTGGAAGTCATTGCTGATACTTTTGTAAAAGACATCAAGCTCATAAAAAAGTAG
- a CDS encoding type 1 glutamine amidotransferase codes for MNIHYLRHVEFEGLGCIKEWAKVPDNRLTATKFYEDNKLPFVELFDLLIVMGGPMGVYDERQYPWMKKEKELIAKAIDKNKKVLGICLGAQLIADVLGAKVYKNKEKEIGWLPLNLTEEAKNNSLFSDFKLKPTVFQWHGDTFDIPSGAKRIASSEACENQGFIYGDNVAAFQFHLEVTASSIDKMIANCGQELVKAPYIQTAEELRNEDHITSSNEMMISFLNKFVN; via the coding sequence ATGAACATTCATTATTTAAGGCATGTAGAGTTTGAAGGGCTTGGATGTATAAAAGAATGGGCAAAAGTACCCGATAACAGACTCACTGCAACTAAATTCTATGAAGACAATAAGCTTCCTTTTGTAGAGCTGTTTGACCTGTTGATTGTAATGGGTGGCCCTATGGGAGTTTACGATGAAAGGCAATACCCATGGATGAAGAAGGAGAAAGAACTCATTGCTAAAGCTATAGATAAAAATAAAAAAGTACTTGGCATATGTCTGGGTGCTCAGCTAATTGCGGATGTATTGGGGGCAAAGGTTTATAAAAATAAAGAAAAGGAGATCGGCTGGCTACCTTTGAACTTGACTGAAGAAGCTAAAAACAATTCCTTATTTAGTGATTTCAAGCTCAAACCTACCGTATTCCAGTGGCATGGTGATACATTCGACATTCCTTCAGGAGCTAAAAGAATTGCTTCGAGTGAAGCTTGCGAAAATCAAGGATTTATATACGGAGATAATGTTGCAGCATTTCAGTTTCATCTTGAAGTGACGGCAAGCAGTATAGATAAAATGATAGCCAACTGTGGTCAGGAACTTGTAAAAGCACCCTACATTCAGACAGCAGAAGAATTGCGTAATGAAGACCACATCACCTCATCAAATGAGATGATGATTAGCTTCTTAAATAAATTTGTAAACTAA
- a CDS encoding TPM domain-containing protein: protein MRKYFLIIFLGLFSILNLKADILSRFPENSFVFDNADLLSSEQIVSLEKHLLYLKDSSIAEVIVISVDSAVHTDMEQYAEQLSAKWISENKLNPSNIIFILDPTDSKYAIIPSKELSGKIDIDLLKKIEDQYLLPQTRKKNYYEGIDNSISQIKLLLSGKMEKGDLHESYRGPFFIFVTLMVLFFVLFFPILQYRVVLQNHFSTRKPGFFTSLMLMNTFGAHRGGFDAFSKNQGAYEARKAALLRGGGGAVGVW, encoded by the coding sequence ATGAGAAAATATTTTCTGATAATATTTCTGGGACTTTTTTCAATCCTGAATCTAAAGGCTGATATACTTTCAAGATTTCCTGAAAATAGCTTTGTGTTTGATAATGCAGATTTACTTTCGTCGGAACAAATTGTTAGTCTTGAGAAGCATTTGCTGTATTTAAAAGATTCTTCAATTGCGGAGGTAATTGTAATTTCAGTTGATTCTGCAGTTCACACCGATATGGAGCAATATGCAGAGCAGCTTTCAGCAAAATGGATCAGTGAGAATAAATTAAATCCATCCAATATCATTTTTATCCTGGATCCTACTGACAGCAAATATGCTATTATTCCATCCAAAGAATTATCTGGGAAAATTGATATCGATCTTTTAAAGAAAATAGAGGATCAGTATCTTCTTCCTCAGACAAGAAAAAAGAATTATTATGAAGGAATAGACAATTCAATTTCTCAGATCAAACTGCTTTTGTCGGGAAAAATGGAGAAAGGTGATTTACACGAAAGTTATAGAGGGCCATTTTTCATATTTGTTACCCTGATGGTTTTATTTTTTGTTTTGTTTTTTCCCATTCTGCAATATAGAGTGGTGCTTCAAAATCATTTCAGCACAAGAAAGCCTGGTTTTTTTACGAGTCTGATGCTCATGAACACTTTTGGTGCGCATAGAGGAGGCTTCGATGCTTTTTCCAAAAATCAGGGTGCTTATGAAGCCAGAAAGGCTGCTTTGCTCAGAGGGGGCGGGGGAGCTGTTGGTGTCTGGTGA
- a CDS encoding TonB-dependent receptor gives MGLKIKFILFILASSILLIRNEGWSQTSNIKGNVNSSGEPVIGALVIIENLNQSQLTDTLGNFIFSQIPEGSYKIKVQGIDYQNYERSVTVKAGENKKLDIQLDALKSELNEVVVTGTMKEVSRTSSPIPVEVYTPNYFKKNPTPSLFESLQIVNGVLPQLNCNICNTGDIHINGMEGPYTMITIDGMPIVSSLSTVYGLSGIPNSMVQRIEVVKGPASTLYGSEAVGGLINIITKDPATSPRGTVDVFGTSQRELNADVSVRSNVGKTTSLLGINYFNFKNKLDVNSDRFTDVTLQDRVSVFNKWNFKRKNNRLASIAGRYIYEDRWGGEVNYENKFRGTDSVYGESIYTKRYELIGVYQLPLKEKITFQFSLNSHHQNSAYGIIPFIAQQNIGFAQFLYDKKLSARHDLLVGLPFRYIYYDDNTPGTRTSDTNDPINKPQKTFLPGIFVQEEFAINTKLKSLAGLRYDYNSIHGSILTPRLSFKYDLSKTNIIRLSGGNGYRTVNLFTEDHAALTGSREVVISHELKPEKSYNANLNYQKFINTKKGFISLDLSVFYTYFTNKIIGDFLTDPDKIIYDNLNGHAISKGITLNTDFSFSFPLKIIAGITLMDVYSVQKDSNGVNRRVQQLHAPKVSGTFAVTYKINQLGIVIDYTGRVTGPMELPVQANDYRPSVSPWYSIQNIQVTKKINKQFEVYGGVKNLLNYLPKYSLLRSEDPFDKRVNDPVSNPNGYTFDTSYNYAPIQGIRGFAGIRWILQ, from the coding sequence ATGGGACTAAAAATAAAATTTATCCTTTTTATACTGGCTTCAAGCATTTTACTCATCCGAAATGAAGGCTGGAGTCAGACATCCAATATAAAAGGGAATGTTAACTCCTCAGGAGAGCCTGTAATCGGAGCACTGGTAATTATAGAAAATCTGAATCAAAGCCAGTTGACAGATACACTTGGAAATTTTATCTTTTCGCAGATACCAGAGGGAAGCTATAAGATTAAAGTACAGGGGATAGATTATCAGAATTATGAAAGAAGTGTGACCGTAAAGGCCGGTGAAAACAAAAAACTTGACATACAACTTGACGCACTCAAATCAGAGCTAAACGAAGTCGTTGTGACAGGAACAATGAAAGAAGTAAGTAGAACTTCATCTCCGATACCTGTAGAAGTATATACTCCAAACTACTTTAAGAAAAACCCGACGCCAAGTCTGTTCGAAAGCCTGCAGATTGTCAATGGTGTACTGCCTCAGCTAAACTGCAATATCTGCAATACCGGGGATATACATATCAACGGGATGGAAGGTCCTTATACAATGATTACCATTGACGGAATGCCTATAGTAAGCAGCCTTTCCACAGTTTATGGCCTAAGCGGAATACCTAACAGTATGGTTCAAAGAATAGAAGTTGTTAAAGGTCCAGCCTCTACGCTATATGGATCAGAGGCCGTAGGAGGGTTGATCAATATCATCACTAAAGACCCGGCGACATCTCCTCGCGGAACTGTTGACGTTTTCGGTACGTCTCAGCGAGAGCTTAATGCGGACGTATCTGTCAGAAGTAATGTTGGAAAAACCACTTCATTATTAGGCATCAATTATTTTAACTTCAAAAATAAACTTGATGTCAATAGCGATCGCTTTACAGATGTGACACTTCAGGACAGAGTTTCTGTTTTTAACAAATGGAATTTCAAAAGGAAAAATAACAGACTGGCATCTATTGCCGGAAGATATATCTATGAAGATCGCTGGGGAGGTGAGGTAAATTATGAAAATAAATTTCGTGGTACGGACAGTGTTTACGGAGAATCTATATATACAAAAAGATATGAGTTGATTGGAGTTTACCAGCTTCCGCTTAAAGAAAAGATAACATTTCAGTTCTCACTAAACTCACATCATCAAAATTCGGCCTATGGTATAATACCATTTATTGCCCAGCAAAATATAGGGTTTGCTCAGTTCTTGTATGACAAAAAACTTTCTGCAAGACATGATCTTTTAGTTGGTTTGCCTTTTCGATATATTTATTATGATGATAATACACCCGGGACCAGGACATCCGATACAAATGATCCTATAAACAAACCGCAGAAGACATTTCTCCCAGGAATATTCGTGCAGGAAGAGTTTGCTATAAACACCAAACTTAAAAGCCTTGCTGGTTTGAGATATGACTATAACTCCATTCATGGTTCCATTTTAACACCTAGACTCAGTTTTAAATACGATCTTTCAAAAACAAATATCATCAGGCTTAGCGGTGGCAATGGCTACAGAACAGTAAACCTCTTTACTGAAGATCATGCGGCTTTGACCGGCTCAAGAGAAGTTGTCATTTCACATGAACTCAAGCCCGAGAAATCATATAATGCAAACCTTAATTATCAGAAATTCATAAACACCAAAAAAGGATTTATAAGCCTTGATCTGAGTGTGTTCTACACCTATTTCACAAATAAAATCATCGGAGACTTTCTTACAGACCCGGACAAAATCATTTATGACAATCTCAATGGCCACGCTATCTCCAAAGGAATTACTTTAAATACGGATTTCAGTTTTTCCTTTCCTTTAAAAATCATCGCAGGTATAACATTGATGGATGTTTATTCAGTGCAAAAAGATAGCAACGGGGTAAACAGAAGAGTGCAGCAACTGCATGCGCCAAAAGTTTCCGGGACGTTTGCTGTTACATATAAAATTAATCAGCTTGGAATTGTTATTGACTATACAGGAAGAGTAACAGGACCAATGGAACTTCCTGTGCAGGCAAATGACTATCGCCCTTCTGTTTCACCATGGTACAGTATTCAGAATATTCAGGTCACAAAAAAAATCAACAAGCAGTTTGAAGTATATGGGGGAGTTAAGAATCTTCTGAACTATCTGCCAAAGTATTCTTTGCTACGTTCGGAAGATCCTTTTGACAAAAGAGTTAACGATCCTGTGAGCAATCCAAATGGATATACGTTCGATACAAGTTACAACTATGCCCCTATTCAGGGGATAAGAGGATTTGCAGGAATTAGGTGGATTCTTCAGTAA
- a CDS encoding acyl-CoA thioesterase, with the protein MDLETRIKEAETRQFKAIFPNTVNHYDTLFGGAALAYMDEVAFITATRFSKQRLVTVSTNKIDFKRPIPAGTIIEIIGKIEHVGNTSIQVKVEIFVEEMYHEKREKAIEGLFTMVAVGEDKKPVRILKDYDS; encoded by the coding sequence ATGGATTTAGAGACCAGAATTAAAGAAGCTGAGACACGTCAGTTTAAGGCGATTTTTCCTAATACCGTGAATCATTATGATACCCTTTTCGGAGGGGCTGCCTTGGCCTATATGGATGAAGTTGCATTTATTACAGCAACTAGATTCAGCAAGCAGAGACTTGTTACTGTTTCAACAAATAAGATAGATTTTAAGCGACCTATTCCTGCCGGAACAATCATTGAGATAATTGGTAAGATTGAACATGTAGGGAACACAAGTATCCAGGTAAAAGTGGAAATTTTTGTGGAAGAGATGTATCACGAAAAAAGAGAAAAGGCTATTGAGGGCTTGTTTACTATGGTTGCAGTGGGAGAAGATAAGAAGCCAGTGAGGATTTTAAAGGATTATGATAGTTAA